Proteins encoded by one window of Massilia sp. NR 4-1:
- a CDS encoding SDR family oxidoreductase, which yields MKNFKDRVAVITGGASGLGREFAYEAHRRGMKLVLGDVQRDALERTMEDLRSKGAKVVGLSCDVRNGGEVQALADAAMETYGAVHLVFNNAGVGSGGLIWENTESDWEWVLGVNVWGVIHGVRIFTRLMLECARRDPDYEGHIVNTSSMAGLLCPPVMGVYNVSKHAVVALSESLYHDLALVDAPIGASVLCPYFVPTGINQSHRNRPDDVKMTDAPTASQLAAQAMTDKAVMSSKVMAQDVAEIVFTGIAEGQFYIFSHPQALGGVAQRMNDIVNQNNPADPYLATPQVRDALRGMMKLGVTK from the coding sequence ATGAAAAACTTCAAGGACAGGGTCGCCGTCATTACCGGCGGGGCCAGTGGACTGGGCCGCGAATTCGCCTACGAGGCGCATAGACGGGGCATGAAGCTGGTGCTGGGCGATGTGCAGCGCGATGCGCTGGAACGTACCATGGAAGACTTGCGCAGCAAGGGCGCCAAAGTGGTCGGCCTGTCCTGTGATGTGCGCAATGGCGGCGAAGTGCAAGCCCTGGCCGACGCGGCGATGGAAACCTACGGTGCGGTGCACCTGGTGTTCAATAACGCGGGCGTCGGCTCCGGTGGCTTGATTTGGGAGAATACCGAGTCCGATTGGGAATGGGTGCTGGGCGTGAACGTCTGGGGCGTGATCCATGGCGTGCGCATCTTCACCCGGCTGATGCTGGAATGCGCCAGGCGCGATCCGGATTACGAAGGGCATATCGTCAACACCTCGTCCATGGCCGGGCTGCTTTGTCCGCCGGTGATGGGCGTCTACAATGTGTCCAAGCATGCGGTGGTGGCGCTGAGCGAATCCCTGTATCACGACCTGGCACTGGTCGACGCGCCGATCGGCGCCTCGGTACTCTGTCCGTATTTCGTGCCGACCGGGATCAATCAGTCGCACCGCAACCGTCCCGATGATGTGAAAATGACGGACGCGCCGACCGCCAGCCAGCTCGCCGCACAGGCGATGACGGACAAGGCGGTCATGTCGAGCAAGGTAATGGCGCAGGATGTGGCGGAAATCGTCTTCACAGGTATAGCCGAAGGCCAGTTCTACATCTTCTCGCATCCGCAGGCATTGGGCGGCGTGGCGCAACGCATGAACGACATCGTCAATCAGAACAATCCGGCCGATCCATATCTGGCCACGCCCCAGGTACGCGACGCCCTGCGCGGCATGATGAAATTGGGAGTTACAAAATAA
- a CDS encoding GNAT family N-acetyltransferase: MSMVQEVRYGVWDQLREHATPIRIEVFVQEQNVPAELEMDEMDAVCLHAVAFDAAGVAIGTGRLLPDGHIGRMAVRKSARGGGVGGVLLQGLMAQAQARGDQTVVLNAQTRAAPFYQNHGFVQRGGEFDEAGIPHIEMTYSFK, translated from the coding sequence ATGAGCATGGTTCAGGAAGTGCGTTACGGTGTCTGGGATCAGTTGCGCGAGCACGCGACGCCGATCCGCATTGAAGTGTTTGTGCAGGAGCAGAACGTGCCAGCCGAACTGGAAATGGACGAAATGGATGCGGTCTGCCTGCATGCCGTCGCGTTTGACGCGGCCGGCGTGGCCATCGGCACCGGCCGCCTGCTTCCGGACGGCCATATCGGCCGCATGGCGGTGCGCAAATCGGCGCGCGGCGGCGGGGTGGGCGGCGTGCTGCTGCAAGGCCTGATGGCGCAAGCCCAGGCGCGCGGCGACCAGACCGTGGTGCTGAACGCCCAGACCCGCGCCGCGCCTTTCTACCAGAACCACGGCTTTGTCCAGCGCGGCGGCGAATTCGATGAGGCGGGCATTCCCCACATCGAAATGACGTACAGCTTCAAGTAA
- a CDS encoding glutamine cyclotransferase, which translates to MSQSSKTQTTVRAAEIVREYGPLAEQVHGVTHDGQRVWAATGARLIAFDPQSGEQTGALERACDAGTAFDGTYLYQIAEKRIDKIDPASGKVVASIPAPGQGYDSGLTWADGSLWVGQYRDRKIHRIDPANGAILRTIESNRFVTGVTWIDGELWHGTWEAEKSDIRRIDPDSGAVLERLEMPEGIGVSGLESDGADLFYCGGGNSGKVRAVRRPKSGVAGSAS; encoded by the coding sequence ATGAGCCAGAGCAGCAAAACACAGACCACGGTGCGTGCCGCCGAAATCGTGCGCGAGTACGGCCCCTTGGCCGAGCAGGTGCACGGCGTGACGCACGACGGCCAGCGCGTCTGGGCCGCCACCGGCGCCAGGCTGATTGCCTTCGACCCGCAAAGCGGCGAACAGACCGGCGCGCTGGAACGGGCCTGCGACGCCGGCACCGCCTTCGACGGCACCTATCTCTACCAGATCGCCGAGAAGCGCATCGACAAGATCGATCCCGCCAGCGGTAAAGTCGTGGCGTCGATCCCCGCGCCGGGCCAGGGCTACGATTCCGGCCTGACCTGGGCTGACGGCAGCCTGTGGGTTGGCCAGTACCGCGACCGCAAGATTCACCGCATCGATCCGGCCAATGGCGCCATCCTGCGCACCATCGAATCGAACCGCTTCGTCACCGGCGTGACCTGGATCGATGGAGAGCTGTGGCACGGCACCTGGGAAGCCGAGAAAAGCGACATCCGCCGCATCGATCCGGACAGCGGCGCGGTGCTGGAACGGCTGGAGATGCCGGAAGGGATCGGCGTCAGCGGCCTGGAATCGGACGGCGCCGACCTGTTCTACTGCGGCGGCGGCAACAGCGGCAAGGTGCGGGCGGTGCGCCGCCCCAAATCCGGCGTGGCAGGGAGCGCATCATGA
- a CDS encoding DUF4214 domain-containing protein codes for MRFSLQIMLTAVLSGVTMLGNAATSASTAQFTAKLYTEGLGRIPDQSGWRGNLNYWGSVPCNAANLKASARDILSSSEFLSTSPSNHERAFRLYRAALHRDASVSELNNTISQLNGGTSWVAVIDNLLNSAEFANRVPLYCSGRPSGWQATPPGNLVLTSTGAVKDEASLRAALQSATPGMTVFLEQGATILLSQPINIPSGVVLATVGEPGSGKAPLLARIARNAAFTAPMINMQDNSKLTSVWVDGQRNRFGFIGGANIQASGNNTSVVRNLLTDSTGFTHLHNWTSTGLAACRNGSVADNLITAYGSTHTGGGWSDGISVSCTNIIVERNSIVDATDVGIVVFRAHPDTQTSVVRNNWILNAGNSAYGGLVADPLNSLDTNFSSIYPLGTVLDFTGTQFNDNMVWSGPDVHLDLIISNGTRPWFGNSTYTGRGARFYNNTSGSETVTAFVGISVSGMLQAQVQANAFLVRPGPANINNCGQRNVVVAPMPYANDAGSSIQPFTPVRADDKVVVGCIGH; via the coding sequence GTGCGATTTTCTTTGCAAATTATGCTGACTGCGGTGTTGTCGGGCGTCACAATGCTTGGCAATGCCGCCACCTCCGCATCCACGGCCCAGTTCACGGCAAAACTTTACACGGAGGGCTTGGGGCGCATACCAGACCAGAGTGGCTGGCGCGGCAATTTGAACTATTGGGGCAGTGTGCCCTGCAACGCCGCCAACTTAAAGGCTTCGGCACGCGACATCCTGTCTTCATCCGAATTCCTCTCGACATCCCCCAGCAACCACGAACGCGCTTTTCGTCTCTATCGCGCGGCGCTGCACCGCGATGCCAGCGTTAGCGAGTTGAACAATACGATCAGCCAGCTGAATGGCGGAACGAGCTGGGTCGCGGTCATCGACAATCTGCTCAACAGCGCTGAATTTGCCAATCGCGTGCCGCTGTATTGCAGCGGCCGCCCAAGCGGTTGGCAAGCAACGCCGCCGGGCAATCTGGTGCTGACCAGCACCGGAGCGGTGAAAGACGAAGCCTCTTTACGCGCAGCCTTACAAAGCGCCACACCGGGAATGACGGTCTTCCTGGAGCAAGGGGCGACGATCTTGCTTTCACAACCGATCAATATTCCAAGCGGGGTGGTCCTCGCAACCGTGGGGGAGCCCGGCTCTGGAAAGGCGCCGCTGCTGGCGCGCATTGCGCGTAATGCGGCGTTTACCGCCCCCATGATCAATATGCAGGATAACTCGAAGCTGACCAGTGTGTGGGTCGATGGTCAACGCAATCGCTTCGGTTTCATTGGCGGGGCGAATATCCAGGCTTCCGGCAACAACACCAGCGTGGTCCGTAACCTTCTGACCGATTCAACCGGCTTTACCCATTTGCATAACTGGACCAGCACCGGACTGGCTGCCTGCCGCAACGGCAGCGTTGCCGACAATCTGATCACGGCTTACGGCTCGACGCATACGGGCGGCGGCTGGAGCGACGGGATCAGCGTATCATGCACCAATATCATCGTGGAGCGAAACAGCATCGTGGATGCCACCGATGTCGGTATCGTGGTGTTCCGCGCCCACCCCGACACCCAGACCTCGGTTGTACGCAACAACTGGATCCTCAATGCCGGGAACTCTGCTTATGGCGGACTGGTGGCCGACCCGCTGAATTCGCTGGACACCAACTTCTCATCGATCTATCCGCTTGGCACGGTGCTCGATTTCACCGGCACGCAATTCAACGACAATATGGTTTGGTCCGGTCCGGACGTGCATCTGGACCTCATCATTTCCAACGGCACCCGTCCATGGTTCGGCAACAGCACCTATACCGGCAGGGGCGCCAGGTTCTATAACAACACCAGCGGCAGCGAAACGGTGACAGCTTTCGTCGGGATCAGTGTCAGCGGCATGCTGCAGGCGCAGGTGCAGGCAAACGCCTTCCTGGTGCGCCCTGGTCCGGCAAATATCAATAATTGCGGACAACGTAATGTCGTCGTCGCACCGATGCCTTATGCGAACGATGCCGGCAGCTCGATCCAGCCGTTTACCCCCGTCCGGGCCGATGACAAAGTCGTGGTGGGCTGCATCGGTCATTGA
- a CDS encoding NRDE family protein — translation MCLIVFAWQVVPGVPLIAAANRDEYYERAAAPAASWPEHPQIFAGRDLKAGGSWMGITRCEDAPEQEAPPLQADCPNAATPRPVAPPGNCSPSRFAAITNIRAPQEHKDDAPSRGQLVADFLAGAMSALEYVEQIREASAAYNGFNLVLCDGTDLVWFSNKGMDDERCGKPLPPGIYGLSNALLDSPWPKVLKTKAQFASLLCLGAPEEAYFEMLSDTTRAPDLRLPETGVPLELERVLSAVRIESPSYGTRSSTVVKLYANAPGVLHEVAVR, via the coding sequence ATGTGTTTGATTGTTTTCGCCTGGCAGGTCGTGCCGGGTGTGCCGCTCATCGCCGCGGCCAACCGCGACGAGTATTACGAGCGCGCAGCCGCTCCTGCCGCCAGCTGGCCGGAGCACCCGCAAATTTTCGCCGGCCGCGACCTGAAAGCCGGCGGCAGCTGGATGGGCATCACGCGCTGCGAGGATGCGCCCGAACAGGAAGCGCCGCCGCTGCAGGCCGATTGTCCCAACGCCGCCACGCCACGGCCGGTGGCGCCGCCCGGCAACTGCTCGCCTTCGCGCTTTGCCGCCATCACCAATATCCGCGCACCGCAGGAGCATAAGGACGATGCGCCTTCGCGCGGCCAGCTGGTGGCCGATTTCCTGGCCGGCGCCATGAGCGCACTGGAATACGTGGAACAGATCCGCGAAGCCAGCGCCGCTTATAATGGCTTCAACCTGGTGCTGTGCGATGGGACGGACCTGGTCTGGTTCTCGAACAAGGGCATGGACGACGAACGCTGCGGCAAGCCGCTGCCGCCCGGCATTTACGGCCTGTCCAACGCGCTGCTGGATTCGCCCTGGCCCAAGGTGCTGAAGACCAAGGCGCAATTCGCCAGCCTGCTCTGCCTCGGCGCGCCGGAAGAAGCCTATTTCGAGATGCTGTCCGACACCACCCGCGCACCCGATCTGCGCCTGCCGGAAACCGGCGTGCCGCTGGAACTGGAACGCGTGCTGTCGGCGGTGAGGATCGAATCGCCCAGCTACGGCACGCGCAGCTCCACCGTGGTCAAACTCTACGCCAACGCCCCCGGCGTGCTGCACGAAGTCGCCGTGCGCTGA
- a CDS encoding DUF4936 family protein gives MHDLYIYYQVREEDASTLLPLVAALQSELAARYTLAPQLKRRPQAKNGLQTWMEVYPAVPAGFDTALAQAVERSGILPLLAGPRHTEVFTDLISCV, from the coding sequence ATGCACGATCTGTACATTTATTACCAGGTGCGGGAGGAGGACGCGTCCACCCTGCTGCCCCTGGTCGCGGCCCTGCAATCCGAGCTGGCCGCGCGCTACACCCTGGCGCCGCAATTGAAGCGCCGCCCTCAGGCCAAGAACGGCCTGCAGACATGGATGGAAGTTTACCCCGCCGTGCCGGCCGGTTTCGATACCGCGCTGGCGCAGGCCGTGGAGCGTTCCGGCATCCTGCCTTTGCTGGCCGGACCGCGCCACACCGAAGTATTTACGGATTTGATCTCATGTGTTTGA
- a CDS encoding folate-binding protein YgfZ: MNNWNELLVPREHTLNPAELAVGFVAPVTDQGLIAFTGAESATFLHSQLTNDVEHLGQDEVRLAGYCSPKGRLLASFLMWRNEESVFLQLAREIQPVLQKRLQMFVLRAKTKASDAGEGQVVLGLGGGQAQAVLQTWFDVLPAKPYSKIEHPLGTLLRVADAFGAPRYLWLATPETVTTAAPVLAERLNVGGNAAWRLSEIHAGVPQIAAATQEQFVPQMINLELLGGVNFKKGCYPGQEIVARSQYLGKLKRRTALVTVAAAEVLPGVEVFSPADPEQPCGMVVNAAPNGAGGSDALVEMKLDALESAEVRLGAAGGPALQFLPMPYVLDKLDV; this comes from the coding sequence ATGAATAACTGGAACGAACTTTTAGTGCCGCGTGAACACACCTTGAACCCGGCCGAGCTGGCCGTGGGCTTTGTGGCGCCCGTCACCGACCAGGGTCTGATCGCCTTCACGGGTGCGGAATCGGCCACTTTCCTGCACAGCCAGCTGACCAACGATGTGGAACACCTGGGCCAGGACGAGGTGCGCCTGGCGGGCTACTGTTCCCCCAAGGGCCGCCTGCTGGCGTCCTTCCTGATGTGGCGCAACGAGGAATCGGTCTTCCTGCAGCTGGCGCGCGAAATTCAGCCGGTCTTGCAGAAGCGCTTGCAGATGTTCGTGCTGCGCGCCAAAACCAAGGCCAGCGACGCCGGCGAAGGCCAGGTCGTGCTGGGCCTGGGCGGCGGCCAGGCGCAAGCCGTGCTGCAAACCTGGTTCGATGTGCTGCCGGCCAAGCCGTATTCGAAAATCGAGCACCCGCTGGGCACCCTGCTGCGCGTGGCCGACGCTTTCGGCGCACCGCGCTATCTGTGGCTGGCGACGCCGGAAACCGTCACCACCGCCGCACCGGTGCTGGCCGAACGCCTGAACGTGGGCGGCAATGCCGCCTGGCGCCTGTCGGAAATTCATGCCGGCGTGCCGCAGATCGCGGCAGCGACGCAGGAGCAGTTCGTGCCGCAGATGATCAACCTGGAGCTGCTGGGCGGCGTGAACTTCAAGAAAGGCTGCTATCCAGGCCAGGAAATCGTGGCGCGCAGCCAGTATCTGGGCAAACTGAAACGCCGCACGGCCCTGGTGACAGTGGCCGCCGCCGAGGTGCTGCCCGGGGTGGAAGTGTTCTCGCCGGCCGATCCGGAACAGCCTTGCGGCATGGTGGTGAATGCCGCGCCGAACGGCGCCGGCGGCTCGGACGCGCTGGTGGAAATGAAGCTCGATGCGCTGGAAAGCGCCGAAGTGCGCCTGGGCGCGGCGGGCGGCCCTGCCCTGCAATTCCTGCCCATGCCTTACGTGCTGGACAAGCTCGACGTCTGA
- the mltG gene encoding endolytic transglycosylase MltG: protein MAFITKTIACGMIAAIAAAGGFAWWVQEPITTEGDPIEFTISKGSGAHVAGQQMAEAGVPIQPLLFNLLARVTSRSNKLKAGTYELKPGTTPMKLVEQLVRGEFAQESLTIIEGWTFKQMRAAIAAHRGLKHDTVELSDRELMSRISTEYKNPEGLFFPDTYLFAKGSSELDIYRKAHSSLIQHLVTVWEKRDQNLPYANPYQALTMASIVEKETGQKSERNMIAAVFVNRLRLGMLLQTDPTVIYGMGARFDGNIRKKDLETDTPYNTYTRTGLPPTPISLPGLQSLTAAMSPARSGALYFVARGNGTSQFSDNLTDHNRAVNQYQRQ, encoded by the coding sequence ATGGCATTTATAACAAAAACCATAGCTTGCGGCATGATCGCCGCCATCGCGGCAGCGGGAGGATTTGCCTGGTGGGTGCAGGAACCGATCACCACCGAAGGAGACCCGATCGAATTCACCATCAGCAAGGGCAGCGGCGCCCATGTGGCCGGCCAGCAGATGGCCGAAGCCGGCGTACCGATCCAGCCGCTGCTGTTCAATCTGCTGGCCCGCGTCACCTCGCGCAGCAATAAGCTGAAAGCCGGCACCTACGAACTGAAACCCGGCACCACGCCGATGAAGCTGGTCGAGCAGCTGGTGCGCGGCGAGTTCGCGCAAGAGTCGCTGACCATCATCGAAGGCTGGACTTTCAAGCAGATGCGTGCCGCCATCGCCGCCCACCGTGGCTTGAAGCACGATACCGTGGAGCTCAGCGACCGCGAACTGATGAGCCGCATCAGCACCGAGTACAAGAATCCGGAAGGCTTGTTCTTCCCCGATACTTATCTGTTTGCCAAAGGTTCCAGCGAGCTGGATATCTACCGCAAGGCGCACAGCAGCCTGATCCAGCACCTGGTCACCGTGTGGGAAAAGCGCGACCAGAACCTGCCGTATGCCAACCCCTACCAGGCGCTGACCATGGCCTCCATCGTGGAAAAGGAAACCGGACAGAAGTCGGAACGGAATATGATTGCCGCCGTTTTCGTCAACCGCCTGCGCCTGGGCATGCTGCTGCAGACCGATCCCACCGTGATCTATGGCATGGGCGCCCGCTTCGACGGCAATATCCGCAAAAAAGACCTGGAAACGGACACCCCTTACAATACCTATACGCGCACCGGCCTGCCGCCGACGCCGATCTCGCTGCCCGGCCTGCAATCGCTGACGGCGGCGATGTCGCCGGCCAGATCCGGCGCCCTGTACTTTGTGGCGCGCGGCAACGGCACCAGCCAGTTTTCAGACAACCTGACCGACCATAACCGGGCGGTCAACCAGTATCAAAGACAATGA
- the tmk gene encoding dTMP kinase has protein sequence MTQTRGKFITFEGIDGAGKSTHIQFVADLIAARGVELVSSREPGGTPLGEKLRELVLHEKMHLETEALLVFASRREHIAQVIAPALERGAWVISDRFTDASFAYQGGGRGLDLAKIEALEQWVHPQLQPDLTFLFDVPLEVARARLDATRELDKFEREQSDFFSATRAEYLRRAAQYPQRFRVIDSSQTIPQIQAQLAEIMGQLA, from the coding sequence ATGACTCAAACACGCGGCAAATTCATCACCTTCGAAGGCATCGACGGTGCCGGCAAGTCCACCCACATCCAGTTCGTCGCCGATCTGATCGCGGCGCGCGGCGTGGAGCTGGTCAGCTCGCGCGAACCGGGCGGCACGCCGCTGGGCGAAAAGCTGCGCGAACTCGTGCTGCACGAGAAAATGCACCTCGAAACCGAAGCCCTGCTGGTCTTCGCCAGCCGCCGCGAACATATCGCCCAGGTCATCGCCCCGGCGCTGGAGCGCGGCGCCTGGGTCATTTCCGACCGCTTCACCGACGCCAGCTTCGCCTACCAGGGCGGCGGCCGTGGCCTGGACTTGGCCAAGATCGAAGCGCTGGAGCAGTGGGTGCATCCGCAACTGCAGCCCGACCTGACCTTCCTCTTCGACGTGCCGCTGGAAGTGGCGCGCGCGCGCCTGGACGCCACCCGCGAGCTGGATAAATTCGAGCGCGAACAGTCCGATTTCTTCTCCGCCACACGCGCCGAGTATCTGCGCCGCGCCGCACAATATCCGCAGCGCTTCCGCGTCATCGATTCCTCGCAGACCATCCCGCAGATCCAGGCGCAGCTGGCCGAAATCATGGGCCAATTGGCATGA
- a CDS encoding DNA polymerase III subunit delta', translating into MSGSVYPWQQGAWQQLQQLRQRMPHAILFHGAAGIGKSSFIEQFAQALLCENARPDGHACGECASCGWFLQQNHPDYRRIRPESMEDEVAGEGEEGEESKKAAKSKTPSKEIKIEQIRSLADFMNISTHRQGLRVVVLYPAEALNMPASNALLKTLEEPPPGTVFLLASNSLDRLLPTILSRCRKFAMPMPSHEEALAWLKEQGVPDADSWLREQGGAPLAAMAQAETGSREELETFLQYLARPSVEGALRTADKLQKVPLSALVTWQQRWLYDLFSCKLAGKIRYYPRYQRELAGLAEKIHISRLMAAIKGANDRRATSDHPLSPKLFIEDMLLDYTASCV; encoded by the coding sequence ATGAGCGGGTCGGTCTATCCCTGGCAGCAGGGCGCCTGGCAGCAGTTGCAGCAGCTGCGCCAGCGCATGCCGCACGCCATTCTGTTCCATGGCGCGGCCGGCATAGGCAAGTCCAGCTTCATCGAGCAGTTCGCGCAAGCCTTGCTGTGCGAGAACGCGCGGCCCGACGGCCATGCCTGCGGCGAGTGCGCGTCCTGCGGCTGGTTCCTGCAGCAAAACCACCCGGATTACCGGCGCATCCGTCCCGAATCGATGGAAGACGAGGTGGCGGGCGAGGGCGAGGAGGGCGAAGAGAGCAAGAAAGCCGCCAAGTCCAAGACCCCGTCCAAAGAGATCAAGATCGAGCAAATCCGCTCGCTGGCCGATTTCATGAACATCTCCACCCACCGCCAGGGCTTGCGCGTGGTGGTGCTGTATCCGGCCGAGGCGCTGAATATGCCGGCCTCGAACGCCTTGCTGAAAACCCTGGAAGAACCGCCTCCCGGCACCGTCTTCCTGCTGGCGTCGAATAGCCTGGACCGGCTGCTGCCGACCATCCTGTCGCGCTGCCGCAAGTTCGCCATGCCCATGCCGAGCCATGAAGAAGCGCTGGCCTGGCTCAAAGAGCAGGGCGTGCCGGACGCCGACAGCTGGCTGCGCGAGCAGGGCGGGGCGCCGCTGGCGGCCATGGCCCAGGCGGAAACGGGCAGCCGCGAAGAGCTGGAAACCTTCCTGCAGTATCTGGCCCGCCCCAGCGTGGAAGGCGCCCTGCGCACGGCCGACAAGCTGCAGAAAGTGCCGCTGTCTGCCCTGGTAACGTGGCAGCAGCGCTGGCTCTACGACCTGTTTTCCTGCAAACTGGCGGGCAAGATCCGGTATTATCCCCGTTACCAGCGCGAGCTGGCGGGGCTGGCCGAGAAGATCCACATCAGCCGTCTGATGGCCGCCATCAAAGGGGCCAACGACAGGCGGGCCACCTCCGACCACCCGCTGTCGCCCAAGCTGTTCATCGAGGATATGCTGCTGGATTACACCGCCAGCTGTGTCTGA
- a CDS encoding PilZ domain-containing protein, which translates to MSASTNDSNTVPAVRPTVLSLAIKEKAALYAAYMPFLKNGGMFVPTQKPYKIGDEIYLILSLMDDPNKYPIAGKVAWITPPGANNNKAQGIGVHFPDDESGKRTKLRIEEILGAALRSSRATHTL; encoded by the coding sequence ATGAGCGCTAGTACGAACGACTCCAATACCGTGCCTGCGGTGCGGCCCACGGTACTCTCACTGGCGATCAAGGAAAAAGCCGCCCTGTATGCGGCGTATATGCCCTTTCTGAAAAACGGCGGCATGTTCGTGCCGACGCAAAAACCTTACAAGATCGGCGACGAGATCTATCTGATCCTGTCGCTGATGGACGATCCGAACAAATACCCGATTGCCGGCAAGGTGGCGTGGATCACGCCGCCGGGCGCCAACAACAATAAGGCGCAAGGCATCGGCGTGCATTTCCCCGACGACGAATCGGGCAAGCGCACCAAATTGCGCATCGAGGAAATCCTGGGCGCGGCCCTGCGCTCCTCGCGCGCCACCCACACTCTTTAG
- a CDS encoding GNAT family N-acetyltransferase, which produces MPAYRHRLATLDDLTAIVAIYNSTVASREVTADTEPVSVESRLAWFHEHAPERRPLWVVEQEGQDGILGWISYSNFYGRPAYSGTVEVSIYIAEAARGKGLGRYCLEEALAFAPSLKVHTVLGFIFGHNQPSLALFRRFGFDTWATLPRVANLDGVERDLLILGKRVA; this is translated from the coding sequence ATGCCAGCTTACCGCCACCGCCTCGCCACCCTGGACGACCTGACAGCCATCGTCGCCATCTACAACAGCACCGTCGCCTCGCGCGAAGTCACGGCCGATACCGAGCCCGTGTCGGTGGAATCGCGCCTGGCCTGGTTCCATGAGCATGCGCCGGAACGCCGTCCCCTGTGGGTGGTGGAGCAGGAAGGCCAGGACGGCATCCTGGGCTGGATTTCGTATTCGAACTTCTACGGCCGTCCCGCCTATTCAGGCACGGTGGAAGTGTCGATCTATATCGCCGAAGCGGCGCGCGGCAAGGGCCTGGGCCGCTATTGCCTGGAAGAGGCGCTGGCCTTCGCCCCCTCGCTGAAGGTGCACACGGTGCTGGGCTTCATCTTCGGCCACAACCAGCCCAGCCTGGCCCTGTTCCGCCGCTTCGGTTTCGACACCTGGGCCACCCTGCCGCGCGTCGCCAATCTGGACGGGGTCGAGCGCGACCTGCTCATTCTGGGCAAGCGCGTGGCCTAG
- a CDS encoding TatD family hydrolase — protein MFIDSHCHIDFPELAARLPEILAKMEENKVTHALCVSVDLPDFPRVLALAEQYPHIYASVGVHPDYEDTPEPTVEQLVELAQHPKIVAIGETGLDYYRLTGDLEWQRERFRTHIRASRATRKPLIIHTRSASEDTIRIMREEGAGLEAGGVAGVMHCFTESLEVARAAIEMGFYISFSGIVTFKSAKELQAVALELPLERILIETDSPYLAPVPYRGKMNEPGYVAHVGEYLAKLKGVSVEQVAEQTTSNFLSLFGIDR, from the coding sequence ATGTTTATCGATTCCCACTGCCATATCGACTTCCCGGAGCTGGCAGCCCGGCTGCCGGAAATTCTCGCCAAGATGGAAGAGAACAAGGTCACGCACGCGCTCTGCGTGTCGGTGGACCTGCCGGATTTCCCACGCGTGCTGGCCCTGGCCGAGCAATATCCGCATATCTACGCCTCGGTCGGCGTCCATCCCGATTACGAGGACACGCCCGAGCCCACGGTTGAACAGCTGGTGGAGCTGGCCCAGCATCCTAAAATCGTCGCCATCGGCGAAACGGGGTTGGACTATTACCGTCTGACGGGCGACCTGGAATGGCAGCGCGAGCGCTTCCGCACCCATATCCGCGCCTCGCGCGCCACGCGCAAGCCGCTGATCATCCACACCCGGTCGGCCAGCGAAGACACCATCCGCATCATGCGCGAAGAGGGCGCCGGGCTGGAAGCGGGCGGCGTGGCCGGCGTCATGCACTGCTTTACCGAGTCGCTGGAAGTGGCGCGCGCCGCTATCGAGATGGGCTTTTACATCTCCTTCTCCGGCATCGTGACCTTCAAAAGCGCCAAGGAATTGCAGGCCGTGGCGCTGGAACTGCCGCTGGAACGCATCCTGATCGAAACCGATTCGCCCTACCTGGCGCCGGTACCCTACCGCGGCAAAATGAACGAACCGGGTTATGTGGCCCACGTCGGCGAGTACCTTGCCAAGCTGAAAGGTGTTTCCGTTGAGCAGGTTGCAGAGCAAACTACAAGTAATTTCTTAAGTTTGTTCGGAATCGACCGTTAA